In Fundidesulfovibrio soli, the following proteins share a genomic window:
- a CDS encoding pyridoxal phosphate-dependent aminotransferase yields the protein MTRLIDLVPPHVLGFESYVPSRPDEVLRRQYGVDALLRLNNNENALGPPQAAREALAAFPPVQGAVYPNGDCHFLREALGRAFGKDPGQFLVGNGSCEVITSVIKAFCQPGDAIVTADKTFAVYEWVAAFSGIETRLVPLKDYALDPEAMLEAVTERTKIVFVCNPNNPTGSWWDKAVLERFLERLAGRAVVVLDEAYREFAESPDFPDGMDVLERHLNVLVFRTFSKMYGLAALRVGYLCGAVESVDFVRRTHLVYSVNAPGQLAARAAVEDGAAHVKATRRMVAQARGYLRGVFDSLGLEHVSGEGNYIMARVPVPDTLLYRLLMRQGVMVRTMTGFRFPNWIRVTLAEQPAMEAFAAALRKSLDGR from the coding sequence ATGACCAGGCTGATTGACCTCGTCCCGCCCCACGTCCTGGGCTTCGAGAGCTACGTCCCGAGCCGCCCGGACGAGGTTCTCAGGCGCCAGTACGGTGTGGACGCGCTCCTGCGCCTCAACAACAACGAGAACGCCCTGGGGCCGCCGCAGGCCGCCCGCGAAGCCTTGGCGGCCTTTCCGCCCGTGCAGGGTGCGGTCTACCCCAACGGCGACTGCCACTTCCTGCGCGAGGCCCTGGGCCGCGCCTTCGGCAAGGACCCCGGGCAGTTCCTGGTGGGCAACGGCTCCTGCGAAGTGATCACCTCCGTCATCAAGGCGTTCTGCCAGCCGGGAGACGCCATCGTCACGGCGGACAAGACCTTCGCCGTGTACGAATGGGTGGCCGCCTTCTCCGGCATAGAGACCAGGCTGGTCCCGCTCAAGGATTACGCCCTGGACCCCGAGGCCATGCTCGAAGCCGTGACCGAACGGACCAAGATCGTCTTCGTGTGCAACCCCAACAACCCCACAGGCTCCTGGTGGGACAAGGCCGTTCTGGAGCGTTTCCTGGAAAGGCTCGCCGGGCGCGCGGTGGTCGTGCTGGACGAGGCCTATCGCGAGTTCGCGGAGTCCCCCGACTTCCCGGACGGCATGGACGTGCTGGAGCGCCACCTCAACGTGCTCGTGTTCAGGACGTTCTCGAAGATGTACGGGCTGGCCGCGTTGCGGGTGGGGTACCTGTGCGGCGCGGTCGAATCCGTGGACTTCGTGCGGCGCACGCACCTGGTCTACTCGGTCAACGCCCCGGGGCAGCTGGCGGCCCGGGCCGCCGTGGAGGACGGAGCCGCCCACGTCAAGGCCACGCGCAGGATGGTGGCCCAGGCGCGCGGGTACCTGCGGGGCGTGTTCGACTCGCTCGGCCTGGAGCACGTCTCGGGCGAGGGGAACTACATCATGGCCCGCGTGCCCGTCCCGGACACGCTGCTCTACCGGCTCCTGATGCGCCAGGGGGTGATGGTGCGCACCATGACGGGCTTCCGCTTCCCCAACTGGATACGGGTCACCCTGGCGGAGCAGCCCGCCATGGAGGCCTTCGCCGCGGCCTTGCGCAAATCCCTGGACGGCAGATGA
- the pyrH gene encoding UMP kinase, which translates to MENLRFKRVLFKLSGEALAGNKGFGIDPETVSAFCGQIVEAAEMGVQLAMVIGGGNIFRGMSASASGMDRASADYMGMLATVMNAVAVQDALEKLGLCTRVLSAITMREVCEPYIRRRAIHHLEKGRVVICAAGTGNPYFTTDTAAALRAMELKTQAIIKGTKVDGVYDKDPKTNPDAVMFDRLTYMDVLEKQLKVMDSTAVTLAMDNSMPIVVFNMFVPGNLKKVVTGQKAGTIVE; encoded by the coding sequence ATGGAAAACCTTCGTTTCAAGCGCGTTCTGTTCAAGCTCTCCGGCGAGGCCCTGGCCGGGAATAAAGGTTTCGGCATCGACCCCGAGACCGTCTCCGCCTTCTGCGGCCAGATCGTCGAGGCAGCGGAGATGGGCGTGCAGCTGGCCATGGTCATCGGCGGCGGCAACATCTTCAGGGGCATGTCCGCCTCCGCGTCGGGCATGGACCGCGCCAGCGCCGACTACATGGGCATGCTCGCCACCGTGATGAACGCCGTGGCCGTGCAGGACGCCCTGGAGAAGCTCGGCCTCTGCACCCGGGTGCTCTCCGCCATCACCATGCGCGAGGTCTGCGAGCCCTACATCCGCCGCCGCGCCATCCATCACCTGGAGAAGGGCCGCGTGGTCATCTGCGCCGCCGGAACCGGCAACCCCTACTTCACCACCGACACCGCCGCCGCCCTGCGCGCCATGGAGCTCAAGACCCAGGCCATCATCAAGGGCACCAAGGTGGACGGCGTCTACGACAAGGACCCCAAGACCAACCCCGACGCGGTCATGTTCGACCGCCTCACCTACATGGACGTGCTGGAGAAGCAGCTCAAGGTCATGGACTCCACCGCCGTGACCCTGGCCATGGACAACAGCATGCCCATCGTTGTCTTCAACATGTTCGTGCCCGGCAACCTGAAAAAGGTAGTCACCGGCCAGAAGGCCGGCACCATCGTGGAATAA
- a CDS encoding integrase core domain-containing protein produces the protein MVIEDWRKQHNEVRSHSSLGRMTPKTFAGMIGNNLNQGATLKY, from the coding sequence ATGGTCATTGAAGACTGGCGCAAGCAGCACAACGAGGTCCGGTCCCACTCAAGCCTTGGAAGGATGACCCCCAAGACCTTCGCCGGAATGATCGGCAACAACCTGAATCAGGGGGCCACTCTCAAATATTGA
- a CDS encoding integrase core domain-containing protein, producing MGREARSGIGAHQPGRPTQNSYDGRLNRTSRHGVLHFHVFNSLGEVMEIVQDWVKPYNEQRHISRSE from the coding sequence TTGGGCCGAGAAGCACGGAGTGGAATTGGAGCGCATCAGCCAGGCAGGCCCACTCAGAACTCGTATGACGGGAGGCTCAACCGCACCTCTCGTCACGGCGTGTTGCATTTTCATGTTTTCAACAGTTTGGGCGAAGTCATGGAGATCGTGCAGGACTGGGTAAAGCCGTACAATGAGCAGAGGCACATAAGCCGCTCGGAGTGA
- a CDS encoding MFS transporter: MNDPAVEGPQRLFTYDFTVLTLAAAFGFCNIAVFYGLASWLERIGVDPAWRGAVIAAEPLAALLARPVLSARLTPRHALALARISMAGMGVALPCYQFAHGVPALLAVRILHGLSFVCLVSSVMTLLARAVPPRLAGRAFGYFSLSSLVPYALMPPLTEWLLPRVGGEAQAYAWTALLVLPALALMLPLSASLGPSALSGEECRPPSRGDILSNLGRLPIQLLLGSNLLVFAATTQVFFFMKPYALSLGLADPGLFFTLSTAASIAVRVLAGSFYDRLPRRAAATLAMLALGACMASFLPAGGGALFFVLAGAYGLCLGVALPLLNAAMFLESEPRLRGMNMNLMLFMMDAGYVLGPLAGGALVAGAGGYGALFAVSAASALAGAAMLAPLAVRELRERRGGRHAP, translated from the coding sequence ATGAACGATCCCGCCGTGGAAGGGCCGCAACGCCTCTTCACCTATGATTTCACGGTGCTCACCCTGGCGGCGGCTTTCGGCTTCTGCAACATCGCCGTCTTCTACGGGCTCGCCAGCTGGCTCGAGCGCATAGGTGTCGACCCAGCCTGGCGCGGGGCCGTGATCGCGGCCGAGCCGCTGGCCGCGCTACTGGCGCGGCCGGTGTTGAGCGCGCGGCTCACCCCCCGCCATGCGCTCGCCCTGGCGCGGATCTCCATGGCCGGCATGGGGGTCGCCCTGCCGTGCTACCAGTTCGCGCACGGGGTTCCCGCTTTGCTCGCCGTGCGCATCCTCCACGGATTGTCCTTCGTCTGCCTGGTGAGTTCGGTCATGACGCTGCTCGCCAGGGCCGTGCCTCCCCGGCTTGCCGGGCGGGCGTTCGGCTACTTCTCCCTGTCGTCCCTGGTGCCCTACGCCCTCATGCCGCCCTTGACGGAGTGGCTCCTGCCGCGCGTGGGGGGCGAGGCCCAGGCCTACGCCTGGACCGCGCTGCTGGTCCTGCCCGCCCTGGCGCTCATGCTGCCGCTCAGCGCGAGCCTGGGGCCCTCCGCGCTGTCCGGGGAGGAGTGCCGGCCCCCTTCCAGGGGCGACATCCTGAGCAACCTGGGCAGGCTACCGATCCAGCTGCTGCTCGGCTCCAACCTGCTCGTGTTCGCCGCCACCACGCAGGTCTTCTTTTTCATGAAGCCGTATGCCCTCTCCCTGGGGCTGGCCGACCCGGGGCTCTTCTTCACGCTGTCCACCGCCGCGTCCATAGCCGTCCGGGTCCTCGCCGGGTCCTTCTACGACAGGCTCCCCCGGCGCGCGGCCGCCACGCTGGCCATGCTGGCCCTGGGCGCATGCATGGCGTCGTTCCTGCCGGCCGGGGGCGGGGCGCTGTTCTTCGTCCTGGCCGGGGCCTACGGCCTGTGCCTGGGCGTGGCCCTGCCCCTGCTCAACGCCGCCATGTTCCTGGAGTCCGAGCCGCGCCTTCGGGGCATGAACATGAACCTGATGCTCTTCATGATGGACGCCGGGTATGTGCTGGGGCCGCTGGCCGGCGGGGCGCTCGTGGCCGGAGCCGGCGGCTACGGCGCGCTGTTCGCGGTCAGCGCGGCAAGCGCGCTGGCGGGTGCCGCGATGCTCGCGCCGCTGGCGGTCAGGGAGCTCAGGGAGCGACGCGGCGGCCGGCACGCACCCTGA
- a CDS encoding (2Fe-2S)-binding protein, which produces MSGMVTLTFTLNGAPVRIETSPGRRVVDLIREDLGLTAVKEGCGSGECGACAVLVDGVARLSCLMLAAQLEGREVVTAEGLGTIDDPHPIQAAFAAAGAVQCGYCTPGMTVAVAELLARNPSPQRHEAREAISGNLCRCTGYVKIVDAVMDAAQAMGKETK; this is translated from the coding sequence ATGAGCGGGATGGTGACTTTGACGTTCACCCTGAACGGTGCACCCGTCCGCATCGAGACCAGCCCCGGCAGGAGGGTGGTGGACCTGATCCGCGAGGATCTGGGGCTCACCGCCGTCAAGGAGGGCTGCGGCTCGGGCGAGTGCGGGGCCTGCGCCGTGCTGGTGGACGGCGTGGCCAGGCTTTCCTGCCTGATGCTGGCGGCCCAGTTGGAAGGGCGCGAGGTCGTCACGGCCGAGGGCCTCGGCACCATCGATGACCCCCACCCCATCCAGGCGGCGTTCGCCGCCGCCGGAGCCGTGCAGTGCGGCTACTGCACCCCGGGCATGACCGTGGCTGTCGCCGAGCTGCTCGCCCGCAACCCCAGCCCGCAGCGCCATGAGGCGCGCGAGGCGATTTCGGGCAACCTCTGCCGCTGCACGGGGTACGTGAAGATCGTGGATGCGGTGATGGATGCGGCCCAGGCCATGGGAAAGGAAACGAAGTGA
- a CDS encoding FAD binding domain-containing protein has protein sequence MNADVRCPGSLAELWPLLEDGFAVMAGGTDLLARRGAPGRVACLERIAGLQGIREEEGLLRMGACETHSRLLRHPLTASGLPVLARALSVLGSPLVRNMGTIGGNIVTASPAGDTLPPLYALDAVVELASRQGTRRVPLDGFILGPGRTALGEGEIVSAVLARIPAAGEVQHFEKVGRRKALAISVVSLAAVLRLDGSGTVASARLALGSVGPTVLRCPRAEAMLTGRRLDRETLLAVGETLREEISPIDDLRATAAYRRTVAGNLPLRLAV, from the coding sequence GTGAACGCTGACGTGCGCTGTCCCGGCTCCCTGGCCGAGTTGTGGCCCCTGTTGGAAGACGGGTTCGCGGTCATGGCCGGAGGAACGGACCTGTTGGCGCGCCGTGGCGCGCCCGGGCGCGTCGCCTGCCTGGAGCGCATCGCGGGCCTCCAGGGCATCCGCGAGGAGGAAGGTCTCCTGCGCATGGGCGCGTGCGAGACGCACTCGCGTCTCCTGCGCCACCCCCTGACGGCTTCGGGGTTGCCGGTGCTGGCGCGTGCGCTCTCCGTGCTGGGCTCCCCGCTGGTCCGCAACATGGGCACCATCGGGGGCAACATCGTCACGGCCTCTCCGGCCGGGGACACCCTGCCGCCCCTTTACGCCCTGGACGCCGTGGTGGAACTGGCCTCCAGGCAGGGGACCAGGCGGGTCCCCCTGGACGGGTTCATCCTGGGGCCGGGCCGCACCGCCCTCGGCGAGGGGGAGATCGTGTCGGCCGTTCTGGCGCGCATCCCGGCAGCGGGAGAGGTCCAGCATTTTGAAAAGGTGGGGCGGCGCAAGGCCCTGGCCATCTCGGTGGTCAGCCTGGCGGCGGTGCTCCGCCTGGACGGTTCGGGCACCGTCGCGTCGGCGCGCCTGGCGCTCGGCAGCGTCGGCCCCACGGTGCTGCGCTGCCCCCGCGCCGAGGCCATGCTCACGGGCCGCCGCCTCGACCGGGAAACCCTCCTGGCCGTTGGCGAGACCCTTCGGGAAGAAATTTCGCCCATCGACGATCTGCGAGCAACCGCCGCGTACCGCCGGACCGTGGCCGGGAATCTCCCGCTGCGCCTCGCCGTCTGA
- the frr gene encoding ribosome recycling factor: MDAVIADVKTRMEKASAALDKEFSHLRTGRASVALLDGIKVDYYGTPTPIDQLASVSTPDSRTITIQPWDRAAFGLIEKAIQKSDLGLNPVNDGKVIRIGMPPLTEDRRKELVKVGKKYTEEAKVAVRNIRRDANDSLKKKLKDKSLSEDDVRKGEAEIQKITDSFVAKLDQQFAKKEKEIMEI, encoded by the coding sequence ATGGACGCCGTGATCGCTGACGTCAAGACCCGCATGGAAAAGGCCTCCGCGGCCCTGGACAAGGAATTCTCCCACCTGCGCACCGGCAGGGCTTCCGTGGCCCTGCTCGACGGCATCAAGGTGGACTACTACGGCACACCCACGCCCATCGACCAGTTGGCTTCCGTCTCCACGCCGGACAGCCGCACCATCACCATCCAGCCCTGGGACCGCGCCGCCTTCGGCCTGATCGAGAAAGCCATCCAGAAGTCCGACCTGGGCCTCAACCCGGTCAACGACGGCAAGGTCATCCGCATCGGCATGCCTCCCCTCACCGAGGACCGCCGCAAGGAGCTGGTGAAGGTCGGCAAGAAGTACACCGAGGAGGCCAAAGTCGCCGTGCGCAACATCCGCCGCGACGCCAACGACTCCCTGAAGAAGAAGCTCAAGGACAAGTCCCTCTCCGAGGACGACGTGCGCAAGGGTGAGGCCGAAATCCAGAAGATCACCGACTCCTTCGTGGCCAAGCTGGACCAGCAGTTCGCCAAGAAGGAAAAGGAAATCATGGAGATCTGA
- a CDS encoding PAS domain S-box protein: MKKLFGARIKALRHQAGLTQAELASQAGISDRFLGRLERGLAAPSFESVVILARTLGVDPGELFQPAPRKSARGKPPEGPPSHPVGGPGDSPVSGVPSQADFLKGIDGITIKCVDPEMKLLWMFSNNPFMQERIQGHQGRKCHSHLHGFESPCPGCELPESIRALRPLSGELTVPEGLTFLTRSAPVFDETGRLVCAIHLTVDITERKHMEEALRLTQARLEHLLASSPMVLRTCSPDDPFTPTYVSENIRDIFGHSQLDLMEASFWLSQVHPVDAERVRRAQAGLAARGRLLQDYRVRNREGVWRWVRDHQRLVTDCEGRQLEIVGAWQDITDSKASEIVLRSSESRYRDLFLTNSTVQLLVDGDTGAILDANPAAQAFYGYTCGELRSMNIADINTLELPVLGQRLREASSARTRVFRFRHKIASGALRDVEVRVSPLLQGKRVVLHSLIFDVTDSQTAMQSVKPGRDCAALLGMISDMAAVLDSGEKLLACNEPLAQALGSTRDALRGAPCPPELSDVLHRCQQREAQAGLADETWLRCTFAGREAQARATTISGQGQPDKIVIVLRDSPGLPGGR, translated from the coding sequence ATGAAAAAACTCTTCGGCGCCCGCATCAAGGCGCTCAGACACCAGGCTGGCTTGACCCAGGCCGAGCTTGCCTCCCAGGCAGGCATCTCCGACCGTTTCCTGGGTAGGCTCGAACGCGGCCTGGCTGCGCCTTCATTCGAGAGTGTGGTCATCCTGGCGCGCACCCTGGGGGTCGATCCCGGGGAGCTGTTCCAACCCGCTCCGCGAAAGAGCGCACGGGGGAAGCCGCCGGAAGGGCCGCCCTCTCACCCCGTTGGCGGGCCCGGCGATTCCCCTGTCTCCGGAGTCCCCAGCCAAGCTGATTTCCTCAAAGGCATCGACGGCATCACCATAAAATGCGTCGATCCCGAGATGAAGCTTCTGTGGATGTTCTCCAACAACCCGTTCATGCAGGAGAGGATCCAGGGCCACCAGGGCCGGAAATGCCACTCGCACCTGCACGGCTTCGAGTCCCCCTGCCCGGGCTGCGAACTCCCCGAATCCATCCGCGCCCTCAGGCCGCTCAGCGGGGAGCTCACTGTCCCCGAGGGGCTGACGTTCCTCACGCGCAGCGCCCCGGTATTCGACGAGACAGGCCGTCTGGTCTGCGCCATCCACCTGACCGTGGACATCACCGAGCGCAAGCACATGGAGGAGGCGCTGCGCCTCACCCAGGCCCGCCTGGAGCACCTGCTCGCCTCCAGCCCCATGGTGCTGCGCACCTGTTCGCCCGACGACCCCTTCACGCCGACCTATGTTTCTGAAAACATCCGCGACATCTTCGGCCATTCGCAACTGGACCTTATGGAGGCCTCCTTCTGGCTTTCGCAGGTGCACCCCGTCGACGCCGAGAGGGTACGCCGCGCCCAGGCCGGGCTGGCCGCCAGGGGCCGTCTGTTGCAGGACTACAGGGTGCGCAACCGGGAAGGCGTGTGGCGCTGGGTGCGCGACCACCAGAGGCTCGTCACCGACTGCGAGGGCCGCCAGTTGGAGATCGTCGGAGCCTGGCAGGATATAACCGACTCCAAGGCATCGGAGATCGTGCTGCGCTCCTCCGAATCGCGCTACCGCGACCTGTTCCTCACCAACTCCACGGTGCAGCTGCTCGTAGACGGCGACACCGGAGCCATCCTGGACGCCAACCCGGCGGCCCAGGCTTTTTACGGCTACACCTGCGGCGAACTGCGCTCCATGAACATCGCCGACATCAACACCCTGGAGCTGCCCGTGCTTGGGCAACGGCTGCGGGAGGCCTCCAGCGCGAGGACGCGCGTTTTCCGCTTCCGGCACAAGATTGCCTCAGGAGCCCTCCGCGACGTGGAAGTGCGCGTCTCCCCCCTGCTCCAGGGCAAACGGGTGGTTCTGCACTCGCTGATCTTCGACGTCACGGACAGCCAGACCGCCATGCAGTCGGTCAAGCCGGGGAGGGACTGCGCGGCCCTGCTCGGCATGATCTCGGACATGGCGGCCGTCCTGGATTCGGGGGAGAAGCTGCTGGCATGCAACGAGCCCCTGGCGCAGGCGCTGGGCTCCACGCGGGATGCGCTGCGGGGAGCGCCCTGCCCTCCCGAACTCAGTGACGTGCTGCACCGTTGCCAGCAGCGGGAGGCCCAAGCCGGCCTGGCGGACGAAACATGGCTGCGCTGCACCTTCGCGGGCAGGGAGGCGCAGGCGCGGGCCACCACCATCTCGGGCCAGGGCCAGCCGGACAAGATCGTCATCGTGCTGCGCGACTCTCCCGGCTTGCCAGGCGGGCGATAA
- the uppS gene encoding polyprenyl diphosphate synthase produces the protein MTGPVSALPRHLAVIMDGNGRWAERKGLTRSEGHDAGTRNAKALVTRCRELGIGHLTLYTFSTENWGRPKDEVNFLFDLIVRFLNNELSSLVEQDIRLRVFGAMDQFPFTMRQVLKHVIKKTEKCASMSLNLALNYSGREEILRACRRLMERGVGPKGVTEESFSAELYTVGQPDPDLVIRTSGEVRISNYLLWQSAYAEYYFTDVPWPDFDAAELDKALESYAARQRRYGLTGAQAEEAGN, from the coding sequence ATGACGGGTCCGGTTTCGGCGCTGCCGCGCCACCTGGCCGTCATCATGGACGGCAACGGACGCTGGGCCGAACGCAAGGGCCTGACGCGAAGCGAGGGGCACGACGCGGGCACCCGCAACGCCAAGGCCCTGGTGACCCGCTGCCGGGAGCTTGGCATCGGGCACCTGACGCTCTACACGTTCTCCACCGAGAACTGGGGGCGCCCCAAGGATGAGGTCAACTTCCTGTTCGACCTCATCGTGCGTTTCCTGAACAACGAGCTGTCCTCCCTGGTGGAGCAGGACATCAGGCTGCGCGTGTTCGGCGCGATGGACCAGTTTCCGTTCACCATGCGCCAGGTGCTCAAGCACGTCATCAAGAAGACCGAGAAGTGCGCCTCCATGTCGCTCAACCTGGCCCTGAACTACTCCGGCCGGGAGGAGATCCTGCGGGCCTGCCGCAGGCTCATGGAGCGCGGCGTGGGGCCAAAGGGCGTCACCGAGGAGAGCTTCTCGGCCGAGCTGTACACCGTGGGCCAGCCCGACCCCGACCTGGTGATCCGCACCAGCGGTGAGGTGCGCATCAGCAACTACCTGCTCTGGCAGAGCGCCTACGCGGAGTACTACTTCACGGACGTGCCCTGGCCGGACTTCGACGCCGCCGAACTGGACAAGGCCCTGGAGTCCTACGCCGCCAGGCAGCGGCGCTACGGGCTCACGGGAGCCCAGGCCGAAGAGGCCGGAAATTAG
- the tsf gene encoding translation elongation factor Ts: MAQISASVVKELRDRTSAGMMDCKRALEACNCDTEKAIAWLREKGLSKAAKKAGRSTSEGVIGSYIHSNGKIAVLVEIKCETDFVARGEKFQEFARNVAMQIAAANPLCVSSDQVPADVLAKEKDIYVAQTKAEGKPDNIVEKIVDGRIKKYYKEICLLEQPFIKDDKLTIQTLLNDLVATLGENIQIGRFVRMQLGEDAAE, from the coding sequence ATGGCTCAGATCAGCGCCAGTGTTGTCAAGGAACTGCGCGACCGGACCAGCGCGGGCATGATGGACTGCAAGCGGGCCCTCGAAGCCTGCAACTGCGATACCGAGAAGGCCATCGCCTGGCTGCGCGAGAAGGGACTGTCCAAGGCCGCCAAGAAGGCCGGACGCTCCACCTCCGAAGGCGTCATCGGCTCCTACATCCACTCCAACGGCAAGATCGCCGTGCTGGTGGAAATCAAGTGCGAGACCGACTTCGTCGCCCGCGGCGAGAAGTTCCAGGAGTTCGCCAGGAACGTGGCCATGCAGATCGCCGCGGCCAACCCCCTGTGCGTCTCGTCCGACCAGGTGCCCGCCGACGTGCTGGCCAAGGAGAAGGACATCTACGTCGCCCAGACCAAGGCCGAGGGCAAGCCCGACAACATCGTCGAGAAGATCGTCGATGGCCGCATCAAGAAGTACTACAAGGAAATCTGCCTGCTCGAGCAGCCCTTCATCAAGGACGACAAGCTCACCATCCAGACCTTGCTGAACGACCTGGTGGCCACCCTGGGCGAAAACATCCAGATCGGCCGCTTCGTCCGCATGCAGCTGGGCGAAGACGCAGCCGAGTAA
- a CDS encoding sensor histidine kinase yields MNGHPLLAAVLGQLQALERSAREEQIPLLVGQAEALRQAVLGLLADREAVEERAMMAALRVEKLEAALERNKKLYEGGLRSFDRFRQGFQLVEELRDLERLPQLVEQLRRLFRVGLMRLSLERVDFEPLLPEGFPLMERGCLGDIAAKVLAGKAKAYLGSTAQAPAGVLSEEEARRWRSCFVYPLKDRFREGEWAGVLVLADANSQRYRPEMATDYMEHFSDVLASAVSGLAEHKRAENLREDVERIARHDLKSPLSAFLTLPQMLLESDNITARQKEMIRLMLEAGRRMQNMITLSLSIYRMERGEYDLDARPVDAAGLVRSIWDESGGPYRASDILLEFVAQEEPFMVRGEELLCYTMLANLIKNALEASSPGDRVGVNLLREDGWDVVEVRNVRDVPEAMRGCLFEKYATHGKLGGTGLGGYSARLIARTHGGDVAVSTGNGSGTTVRVRLPRG; encoded by the coding sequence ATGAACGGTCATCCTTTATTGGCGGCGGTGCTCGGGCAGCTCCAGGCTCTGGAGCGCTCCGCGCGCGAAGAGCAGATCCCCCTGCTTGTGGGTCAGGCCGAAGCCCTGCGCCAGGCGGTGCTCGGCCTTCTGGCCGACCGCGAGGCCGTGGAGGAACGGGCCATGATGGCCGCCCTGCGCGTGGAGAAGCTGGAGGCCGCGCTGGAGCGCAACAAGAAGCTCTACGAGGGCGGGTTGCGATCCTTCGACCGCTTCCGGCAGGGTTTCCAGTTGGTGGAGGAACTGCGCGACCTGGAGCGCCTGCCCCAGCTCGTGGAGCAGTTGCGCCGCCTGTTCCGCGTGGGGCTGATGCGCCTGAGCCTGGAGAGGGTGGATTTCGAGCCCCTGCTGCCGGAGGGCTTCCCGCTCATGGAGCGCGGGTGCCTGGGGGACATCGCCGCCAAGGTGCTGGCCGGGAAGGCGAAGGCCTATCTGGGCTCCACGGCGCAGGCGCCCGCCGGGGTGCTGAGCGAGGAGGAGGCCAGGCGCTGGCGCTCCTGTTTCGTCTATCCCCTGAAGGACCGCTTCCGCGAAGGCGAGTGGGCCGGGGTGCTGGTGCTGGCGGACGCCAATTCGCAGCGCTACCGCCCGGAGATGGCCACGGACTACATGGAGCACTTCAGCGACGTGCTGGCCAGCGCTGTCTCCGGCCTCGCGGAGCACAAGCGCGCCGAGAACCTGCGTGAGGACGTGGAGCGCATCGCCCGGCACGATCTCAAGTCCCCGCTGTCGGCCTTCCTTACCCTGCCGCAGATGCTGCTTGAATCGGACAACATCACCGCCCGCCAGAAGGAGATGATCCGCCTGATGCTGGAGGCCGGGCGGCGCATGCAGAACATGATCACGCTGTCGCTCTCCATCTACCGCATGGAGCGGGGCGAATACGACCTGGACGCCCGCCCCGTGGACGCTGCGGGGCTTGTGCGCTCCATCTGGGACGAATCCGGCGGGCCGTACCGCGCCTCGGACATCCTGCTGGAGTTCGTGGCCCAGGAGGAGCCGTTCATGGTGCGCGGCGAGGAGCTGCTCTGCTACACCATGCTGGCCAACCTGATCAAAAACGCGCTGGAGGCGTCCTCACCCGGGGACAGGGTGGGCGTGAACCTGCTGCGCGAGGACGGCTGGGACGTGGTGGAGGTGCGCAACGTGCGGGACGTGCCAGAGGCCATGCGGGGCTGCCTGTTCGAGAAGTACGCCACCCACGGCAAGCTGGGCGGCACCGGGCTGGGGGGCTACTCTGCCCGGCTCATCGCCAGGACCCACGGCGGCGACGTGGCGGTGAGCACCGGCAACGGGAGCGGCACGACGGTCAGGGTGCGGTTGCCGAGGGGGTGA